In one Cloacibacillus porcorum genomic region, the following are encoded:
- a CDS encoding glycosyltransferase, protein MKKLNSLAVIYASEGTGHRTAAFALCEAFLAYNPQGRVLCCDILDFVPAWLKYVVSEGYVAMARHAPWLWGAFYWGSDRPGAQSRAFEWAHERLCRLYLPRLKNLFAANGTEAAIFTHYFGASELVKMEAGRIPVYCADTDFESHSFQRGSEFAWSFAGSPNAVRQRLAEGIYNVSDAGVPIAQKFKNLLSKEEARAKLGLPQDERVILVSGGGIGAGSVFKAAKSLAALRGTRVAVICGSNAKLFAQMKGYFRYKKNVRIEGFVSNMEDYYAAADAAVMKPGGLSASEALCAGLPMLLIDPVPGQEELNMAYLTSNGAAWPLPRPSRAAESVVALFAGEAAQRMSAAAKELARPEAADEIIAKIAGEE, encoded by the coding sequence ATGAAAAAATTAAATTCTCTCGCGGTGATATACGCCTCCGAGGGGACGGGCCACCGCACGGCGGCCTTTGCCCTCTGCGAGGCCTTTCTCGCCTATAACCCGCAGGGGCGCGTCCTCTGCTGTGATATTCTGGATTTCGTCCCCGCGTGGCTCAAATATGTCGTTTCGGAGGGTTATGTCGCGATGGCGCGCCATGCGCCGTGGCTGTGGGGGGCCTTTTACTGGGGCTCAGACCGTCCCGGGGCGCAGTCCCGGGCATTCGAGTGGGCGCACGAAAGACTCTGCCGCCTCTATCTGCCGAGACTGAAAAATCTTTTCGCCGCGAACGGCACCGAGGCGGCGATATTTACGCACTATTTCGGGGCCTCCGAGCTGGTGAAGATGGAGGCGGGGCGTATCCCAGTCTACTGCGCCGATACCGATTTTGAGAGCCATAGCTTCCAGCGCGGCTCGGAGTTCGCCTGGTCCTTCGCGGGCAGCCCGAACGCCGTGCGGCAGCGTCTCGCGGAGGGGATATACAATGTGAGCGACGCCGGCGTACCAATCGCGCAGAAGTTTAAAAACCTTCTTTCAAAAGAAGAGGCGCGGGCTAAGCTCGGCCTGCCGCAGGACGAACGGGTGATCCTCGTCAGCGGCGGCGGCATCGGCGCGGGCTCCGTGTTCAAGGCGGCGAAGTCGCTCGCGGCGCTGCGCGGCACGCGCGTCGCCGTAATTTGCGGCAGCAACGCTAAGCTGTTCGCGCAGATGAAGGGATATTTCCGCTATAAGAAGAACGTGAGGATAGAGGGCTTCGTCTCCAATATGGAGGATTACTACGCCGCCGCCGACGCGGCGGTGATGAAGCCCGGCGGGCTTTCCGCCTCCGAGGCGCTCTGCGCGGGGCTGCCGATGCTGCTCATCGACCCCGTGCCGGGACAGGAGGAGTTAAATATGGCCTACCTGACGTCAAACGGCGCCGCCTGGCCCCTGCCGCGCCCCTCGCGCGCGGCGGAGAGCGTCGTCGCGCTCTTTGCCGGAGAGGCCGCGCAGAGGATGAGCGCGGCGGCCAAAGAGCTGGCAAGGCCGGAGGCCGCGGATGAGATAATCGCAAAAATCGCCGGCGAAGAATGA